From Humisphaera borealis, the proteins below share one genomic window:
- a CDS encoding transporter family protein, which produces MASTNLLAPTGATASVPPRSEPAAVGHPAVLPTLVRDQLFLSADISDRLHDRPLFLEAAVAQPSAGAADADELAKKLANPVAALISIPFQFNYEPNLGSEDNGERFTLNIQPVIPITLNEDWNLISRTIVPIIYQDDVTPGGDSQFGFGDTVQSFFFSPAKPTAGGLIWGVGPVLLIPTSTEGLGANRWGIGPTGVLLKQDGPWTFGLLANHIWSLGSNDDFDNGQGRPDVNATFLQPFVSYAFGKGWSGTLNVESTYDWNTEQWTVPVFAGASKVFAVGGQPMSLAAGVRVYADGPDNAPDWGLRVVYTLLLPK; this is translated from the coding sequence ATGGCGTCGACGAACCTCCTTGCTCCAACTGGGGCAACGGCGTCGGTGCCGCCGCGAAGCGAGCCGGCGGCGGTCGGCCATCCTGCGGTCTTGCCGACGCTTGTTCGCGATCAGTTGTTTCTGTCGGCGGATATCAGCGATCGACTCCACGATCGCCCGCTGTTTCTTGAGGCCGCCGTTGCGCAGCCATCGGCAGGCGCGGCTGATGCCGATGAACTTGCCAAAAAGCTTGCCAACCCCGTTGCGGCGCTGATCAGCATACCGTTCCAGTTCAATTACGAACCGAATCTCGGTTCGGAAGACAATGGTGAACGTTTCACTCTGAACATTCAGCCCGTGATCCCGATCACGTTGAACGAGGATTGGAACCTCATTTCCCGCACGATCGTTCCGATCATCTACCAGGACGATGTCACGCCGGGTGGCGACAGCCAGTTCGGGTTCGGCGACACGGTGCAGAGCTTCTTCTTCTCGCCGGCCAAACCGACCGCCGGGGGACTTATCTGGGGTGTCGGTCCGGTGCTGCTGATTCCGACGAGCACCGAAGGACTGGGCGCCAACCGCTGGGGAATCGGACCGACCGGCGTCCTGCTGAAGCAGGACGGCCCCTGGACGTTCGGTCTGCTCGCCAATCATATCTGGTCGCTCGGGAGTAACGACGACTTCGACAACGGGCAGGGCCGGCCCGACGTCAATGCGACGTTTCTGCAGCCGTTCGTCTCGTACGCGTTCGGCAAAGGGTGGTCTGGGACGCTCAATGTGGAGTCGACCTATGACTGGAACACCGAGCAGTGGACCGTGCCCGTTTTCGCGGGTGCGAGCAAAGTGTTTGCCGTCGGCGGACAGCCGATGAGTCTCGCCGCCGGCGTTCGGGTCTACGCCGACGGGCCCGACAATGCACCGGATTGGGGTCTTCGCGTGGTGTACACGCTGCTGCTCCCGAAATAA
- a CDS encoding DUF2959 family protein: MFALFNKSVAVAVMSLAVLATGCGSSGQAKEKEAAVEGIVDVTKGLEKGQATCDKVVASIDQLQAGGDLNAAFKNYTATVAEVEAAGKGVASRRESMKNNREAYIAKWQKDLESIQNPDVRAALAERKQKVAADFDQIGRSSDALRDAYTPLLKDLQEIQKGLALDVNPAGVTAMKKPLDRAKAEATTLKAKIATLQGELTAIAGSMSGKAAPAK, encoded by the coding sequence ATGTTTGCATTGTTCAACAAGAGCGTCGCAGTTGCAGTGATGTCGCTGGCGGTCCTTGCGACCGGCTGCGGATCGAGCGGGCAGGCCAAGGAGAAGGAAGCCGCCGTCGAAGGAATCGTGGACGTCACCAAAGGCCTGGAAAAGGGTCAGGCGACGTGCGACAAAGTAGTTGCGTCGATTGACCAGCTTCAGGCGGGAGGCGACCTGAACGCCGCATTCAAGAACTACACCGCGACGGTTGCCGAGGTCGAAGCGGCCGGCAAGGGCGTCGCGAGCCGCCGCGAGTCGATGAAGAACAACCGCGAGGCGTACATCGCCAAGTGGCAGAAGGACCTGGAATCGATCCAGAACCCAGACGTCCGCGCCGCCCTGGCCGAACGCAAGCAGAAGGTGGCCGCCGACTTCGACCAGATCGGCCGTTCGTCGGACGCCTTACGCGATGCCTACACGCCTTTGCTGAAGGACCTCCAGGAAATCCAGAAGGGCCTGGCGCTCGACGTCAACCCCGCCGGCGTCACGGCAATGAAGAAGCCGCTCGACCGCGCCAAAGCCGAGGCAACGACGCTGAAGGCTAAGATCGCCACGCTTCAGGGCGAACTGACGGCGATCGCGGGATCGATGTCGGGCAAAGCAGCGCCGGCGAAGTAA
- a CDS encoding BamA/TamA family outer membrane protein, which translates to MKRFIPLRVILSIAFVALTSARAGGQSVIRPGGDRTEPENRSLILPFAFYTSATDLAVGVGGAVSGIGQPQQFLGAAAFGSTNGSVGLYVLQRDLQLNPIDRLFLDSKLFFTRYSESEEYVDGNALFPGRAGDNDSAQDDYVIAETVSGQLEANFKYILPIGHGRGNPIATYTLERGQLKEGATGGTSWNPFESGRTIVELTPFSYWRRLSADNLPEDNFDSFGVKTGIKWENTDFPMNPTRGNTAKAYLARDFGIFSSRSAYTAMELGYAHYFDLGRNSTFRQVVLAVDGWSSTELSGDAPYYTGATLGGYERMRGYPFYRFNGRAAVYGGAELRMTLDWNPLRDIDIVDKVAEIDWIQFTVFGEVGRVADSFSGELFSDPKWDAGIGIRVLARQIVLRADLAVGEEGVNMWLMVGHSF; encoded by the coding sequence ATGAAACGCTTCATCCCCCTTCGGGTCATACTGTCGATCGCTTTCGTGGCATTAACATCGGCCCGAGCCGGCGGCCAGTCCGTCATCCGCCCCGGCGGCGACCGCACGGAACCGGAGAATCGCTCACTGATTCTGCCGTTCGCGTTTTACACCTCCGCCACCGATCTCGCGGTTGGCGTCGGTGGCGCCGTCTCCGGGATCGGACAGCCGCAGCAGTTCCTCGGCGCAGCGGCCTTCGGCAGCACCAATGGTTCGGTCGGGCTCTATGTTCTGCAGCGCGACCTGCAACTGAACCCCATCGACCGCCTCTTCCTCGACAGCAAGCTTTTCTTCACCCGCTACTCCGAGTCCGAGGAGTATGTCGATGGCAATGCGCTGTTCCCTGGTCGTGCCGGCGACAACGACTCGGCGCAGGACGACTACGTCATCGCCGAAACGGTCAGCGGCCAGCTCGAGGCGAACTTCAAGTACATCCTTCCGATCGGCCACGGTCGGGGCAATCCGATTGCCACCTACACGCTGGAACGAGGACAACTCAAGGAAGGCGCGACCGGTGGAACGTCGTGGAACCCCTTCGAAAGCGGACGGACGATCGTCGAGTTGACGCCGTTCTCCTATTGGCGACGGCTTAGCGCCGACAACCTGCCGGAAGACAACTTCGACTCGTTCGGGGTCAAGACCGGCATCAAGTGGGAGAACACCGACTTCCCCATGAACCCCACCCGGGGCAATACCGCCAAGGCCTATCTCGCACGCGACTTTGGCATCTTCTCGTCGAGGTCGGCTTATACGGCGATGGAGCTGGGCTACGCCCATTACTTCGATCTCGGACGCAACAGCACGTTCCGCCAGGTCGTCCTCGCAGTCGACGGGTGGTCGTCGACCGAACTGTCCGGCGACGCGCCGTACTACACGGGCGCGACACTTGGCGGGTACGAACGCATGCGTGGCTATCCGTTCTACCGCTTCAACGGCAGGGCGGCCGTCTACGGCGGCGCAGAGCTTCGCATGACGCTCGACTGGAACCCGCTCCGCGACATTGACATCGTCGACAAGGTGGCGGAGATCGACTGGATCCAGTTCACCGTCTTCGGCGAAGTCGGCCGCGTCGCCGACAGCTTCTCCGGCGAACTGTTCAGCGACCCCAAGTGGGATGCCGGCATCGGTATCCGCGTGCTCGCTCGCCAGATCGTTCTACGCGCCGATCTGGCGGTCGGGGAAGAGGGCGTCAACATGTGGCTGATGGTGGGCCACTCATTCTGA
- a CDS encoding sulfatase family protein translates to MRYRWSALFCCVAGLLSVFAPPAKAADPKRPPNIVMIISDDQHWGDYGFMGHSTVKTPNLDRLASRSLTFKRGYVPSSLCCPSLATMITGLYPHQHLVTSNDPPMPAKMKKNDPAYQETFQAGREVMNKHLEAVQTLPVMLKNEGYLSLQTGKWWQGNFTRGGFTHGMTKGSRHGDEGLDIGRKTMEPIYNFIAEAKKADKPFMVWYAPMMPHDPHTPPEEILAKYKDKTPSLHQAKYWAMVEWFDQTCGQLVDHIDKQGLGENTIIVYLSDNGWIQNLDNPRYAPKSKQSQYDGGTRTPIMVRWSGRIQPKMSDDLAMSIDIMPTLLAALGKKPTAQMQGLNLLDDAAVKARKTITGECFTHNSQDLNKPEASLRWRWVIDGHLKLILPAKQNEQGGPELYDLAADPHETKNLADSDPRTVERLTKTLDAWWPGKV, encoded by the coding sequence ATGCGTTATCGTTGGTCCGCCTTATTCTGCTGCGTTGCCGGCCTGTTGTCCGTCTTCGCGCCGCCCGCCAAAGCCGCCGACCCCAAGCGGCCGCCGAACATCGTGATGATCATCTCGGATGACCAGCACTGGGGCGACTACGGCTTCATGGGCCATTCGACGGTCAAGACGCCGAACCTGGATCGGCTCGCCTCGCGGAGTCTGACCTTTAAGCGCGGCTATGTGCCATCAAGTCTTTGCTGCCCCAGCCTCGCCACCATGATCACCGGGCTCTACCCCCATCAGCACCTGGTGACCAGCAACGATCCGCCGATGCCGGCGAAGATGAAAAAGAACGACCCGGCTTACCAGGAAACCTTTCAGGCCGGCCGCGAGGTGATGAACAAGCATCTGGAAGCGGTTCAAACACTTCCCGTCATGCTGAAGAACGAGGGCTACCTCAGCCTGCAGACCGGCAAATGGTGGCAGGGCAACTTCACCCGAGGCGGATTCACGCACGGCATGACCAAGGGTTCGCGTCATGGCGACGAAGGGCTCGACATCGGCCGCAAGACGATGGAGCCGATCTACAACTTCATCGCCGAGGCGAAGAAGGCCGACAAGCCTTTCATGGTCTGGTACGCGCCGATGATGCCGCACGACCCGCACACGCCTCCGGAGGAAATTCTCGCCAAGTACAAGGACAAAACCCCCTCGCTGCATCAGGCCAAATACTGGGCCATGGTCGAATGGTTCGACCAGACCTGCGGGCAACTCGTGGACCACATCGACAAGCAGGGACTGGGCGAGAACACGATCATCGTCTACCTCTCGGACAACGGCTGGATTCAGAACCTCGACAATCCCCGCTACGCGCCCAAAAGCAAGCAATCGCAGTACGACGGCGGCACGCGTACGCCGATCATGGTTCGATGGTCGGGCAGGATTCAGCCGAAGATGTCGGACGACCTGGCGATGTCTATCGACATCATGCCGACACTGCTGGCGGCGCTGGGCAAAAAGCCAACGGCGCAAATGCAGGGACTGAACCTGCTCGATGATGCCGCCGTTAAGGCGCGCAAGACGATCACCGGCGAGTGCTTCACCCATAACTCCCAGGACCTCAACAAACCCGAAGCCAGCCTGCGCTGGCGATGGGTCATCGACGGGCATCTCAAGCTCATTCTGCCGGCGAAGCAAAACGAGCAGGGCGGCCCCGAGTTGTACGACCTGGCGGCCGACCCGCACGAGACGAAAAACCTGGCCGATTCCGATCCCCGGACGGTTGAACGTCTGACGAAGACCCTGGACGCATGGTGGCCGGGAAAAGTCTGA
- a CDS encoding TlpA disulfide reductase family protein, giving the protein MSKHLVRRLGFALTVVLVCAPTFVFAQKRPAKEISTELSQLSREIKRFDFASQIDPRFRQQMTGELTAQYQQHLKLVDELAAASPVEKSALRPVKARDLAVLALFEDAEAIKQIEELKQSKVPADGAVGRIASLQLAWWAKPKADEQSKVLEEIKTFAKANPTEDALTSAMLDIANAGAANDELAESLRVSIETDLKGPSAQKYKLRPDKLGRPLVISGVTVQGKPFTSASLKGKVVIVDFWATWCGPCREALPELIEFYKQNKEKGLEVIGVSCDSKKQDLLTFLKETPDMSWPNLYGPSGSNGWHVLAAKFQVTSVPTMYVIDREGILRRIENGRFPKAKIQKLIDGPEKAAAK; this is encoded by the coding sequence ATGTCTAAGCACCTAGTCCGCCGCCTTGGGTTTGCACTGACTGTCGTGCTGGTTTGTGCCCCGACCTTCGTCTTTGCGCAGAAGCGACCAGCCAAGGAAATTTCAACCGAGCTGTCTCAGCTGTCGCGGGAGATCAAGCGATTCGACTTCGCGTCACAGATCGACCCGCGATTCCGGCAGCAGATGACTGGCGAGCTGACTGCGCAATATCAGCAGCACCTGAAGCTCGTCGACGAATTGGCCGCCGCGTCGCCGGTGGAAAAGAGTGCGTTACGGCCAGTGAAGGCGCGCGACCTGGCCGTGCTGGCGCTGTTCGAAGACGCCGAAGCAATCAAGCAGATCGAAGAGTTGAAGCAAAGCAAGGTTCCCGCTGATGGAGCCGTGGGCCGGATTGCTTCGCTTCAGCTCGCGTGGTGGGCCAAGCCCAAGGCCGACGAACAATCCAAGGTGCTTGAGGAGATCAAGACGTTTGCAAAGGCGAACCCAACGGAGGATGCCCTGACATCCGCGATGCTCGATATCGCCAACGCCGGAGCCGCCAATGACGAACTGGCCGAATCGCTGCGCGTGTCGATCGAAACCGACCTGAAGGGGCCGTCCGCGCAGAAGTACAAACTTCGTCCCGACAAGCTCGGCAGGCCGCTGGTCATCAGCGGCGTCACCGTCCAGGGTAAACCGTTCACGTCGGCAAGCCTGAAGGGGAAGGTCGTTATCGTGGACTTCTGGGCCACCTGGTGCGGCCCATGTCGAGAGGCGCTGCCAGAGCTGATCGAGTTTTACAAACAGAACAAGGAAAAGGGTCTGGAAGTGATCGGAGTCTCGTGCGATTCGAAGAAGCAGGATCTGCTGACCTTTCTGAAGGAGACGCCCGACATGTCGTGGCCGAACCTCTACGGCCCGTCTGGTTCGAACGGCTGGCACGTGCTGGCGGCGAAGTTCCAGGTAACGTCGGTGCCGACGATGTACGTGATCGATCGAGAGGGAATTCTGCGGCGAATCGAGAACGGGCGATTCCCCAAAGCCAAAATCCAGAAACTGATCGACGGCCCCGAAAAGGCCGCCGCCAAGTAG
- a CDS encoding DUF7133 domain-containing protein: MPAVKPLRRAVACVAVTLLAATPFVIRAADGEDDPNASKAATKPTMYVAPASDEGEAAIKQFSMPKGWKAELFAAEPRLANPVCLSIDDKGRVYVVETFRRRNSVLDIRKLPDWLDEDLSLRNVQQRIDMVKRRMPDTWQSLEGLSERVRLIEDSNGDGIADKDTVFATGFDKLEHGTAAGVLPVGDSVFFASIPALWKLKDTNNDGVADQKDSVYYGFGVRFAYSGHDFHGLTMGPDGRLYFSIADRGVHIEKDGKVLIDNPDSGCVMRCEPDGSNLELVHTGLRNPQELAFDEYGNLFTADNNSDGGDPTRWVYVVEGGNSGWHVGWQWHTNPVSRGAWLGEDLCQVNPKIPAYYRLPPIATPKIAGPAGLTYTPGTGMPTDWQNRFLLVDFRGGAAGGSGVYALKNKPMGASFELEEVKELVTGVLPTDVTFGPDGRIYFTDWVTGWEPHGKGRIYAITPPGQDAKQVAEVKQILSFGFLKRSEEELADFLEHPDVRVRQGAQFALVNIGDTNPGEKGFSTLAAVAKANENPLARIHAIWGLGQIARKTPGDSPAAAALLPLLADSDPEIRAQAARKLGDAKVPEAVAPLINIIKRDRNVRTQAFAAAALGKLKAKDAVDPVLAMLKKQSDRDAYLRHAGVMALVGINDPAALEKTADDAVPSVRVAALLAYRKQHDAKVAKFLDDVDTTLVLEAARAINDETLDAAMPQLAAAIIKQGLSEPILYRVLNANYRLGTAETAKALATFAARSDVPTPTRVEALKMLAAWKDPNGKDRVTGLWRPVPPRGNEPAKSALVTVLDKLLAEAPDSVRIAALNASTALGVNTTPLIDLVRNEKNPPGLRAAAVAAMVPAKDKKLADGASLALASQESALRLAGIRVQANLPGGSKTLTDLLVSGTPAEQQAVVQTAAAMMAGKTASKDGETVLKLAFDRLTKGALPVEAHLDLLTAAATKKSGKLSDAYKAFDGARKKKVEADPLALHRETLAGGDAERGAYIFRERADVSCLRCHAINKVGGNAGPDLAGLLARAGGTEKGREYILESILYPSKKIAEGWETVSIKTTDDEVIAGVLKAETATELTLEVPNVGPMKLAKSKVKSRQGGLSGMPDDISKTLSKEDIRDLVEFLAK; this comes from the coding sequence ATGCCCGCTGTCAAACCGCTTCGCCGTGCTGTTGCTTGTGTCGCAGTCACCTTGTTGGCTGCGACGCCGTTCGTCATCCGAGCCGCCGACGGCGAGGACGATCCGAACGCCAGTAAAGCCGCGACAAAGCCCACGATGTACGTCGCCCCGGCGTCCGATGAGGGCGAGGCCGCGATCAAGCAGTTCTCGATGCCCAAGGGGTGGAAGGCGGAGCTGTTCGCCGCCGAGCCCAGGCTGGCCAATCCGGTCTGCCTGTCGATTGACGACAAGGGCCGCGTTTATGTCGTCGAGACCTTCCGCCGTCGCAACTCCGTTCTCGATATCCGCAAGCTGCCCGACTGGCTCGACGAAGACCTGTCACTGCGAAACGTGCAGCAGCGCATCGACATGGTCAAACGCCGGATGCCCGACACCTGGCAATCGCTCGAAGGCCTCAGCGAGCGCGTCCGACTGATCGAAGATTCCAACGGCGACGGCATTGCCGACAAAGACACGGTTTTCGCCACCGGCTTCGACAAGCTCGAACACGGCACCGCCGCCGGCGTGCTGCCCGTCGGCGACAGCGTCTTCTTCGCCAGCATCCCCGCGCTCTGGAAGCTCAAGGACACCAACAACGACGGCGTCGCCGACCAGAAGGATTCCGTCTACTACGGCTTCGGCGTCCGCTTTGCCTACTCCGGCCACGACTTCCACGGCCTGACCATGGGCCCTGATGGCCGGCTCTACTTCTCGATCGCCGACCGCGGCGTACACATCGAGAAAGACGGCAAGGTCCTGATCGACAACCCCGACAGTGGCTGCGTCATGCGGTGCGAACCCGACGGCAGCAACCTCGAATTGGTCCACACGGGCCTGCGCAATCCGCAGGAACTGGCGTTCGACGAATACGGCAATCTCTTCACCGCCGACAACAACTCTGACGGCGGCGACCCAACCCGCTGGGTCTACGTTGTCGAAGGGGGCAACAGCGGCTGGCACGTCGGCTGGCAGTGGCACACGAATCCTGTCAGCCGCGGTGCATGGCTCGGCGAAGACCTGTGCCAGGTAAACCCCAAAATCCCCGCCTACTACCGCCTGCCGCCGATCGCCACGCCCAAGATCGCCGGCCCCGCGGGCCTGACGTACACGCCGGGCACCGGCATGCCGACCGACTGGCAGAACCGCTTCCTGCTGGTCGATTTTCGCGGCGGGGCGGCGGGGGGCAGCGGCGTCTACGCACTTAAAAACAAGCCGATGGGCGCCAGCTTCGAACTGGAGGAAGTGAAGGAACTGGTCACCGGCGTGCTGCCGACCGATGTCACGTTCGGACCCGACGGCCGCATCTACTTCACCGACTGGGTCACCGGCTGGGAGCCCCACGGCAAAGGCCGCATCTACGCGATCACGCCGCCAGGGCAGGACGCCAAGCAAGTGGCCGAGGTCAAACAGATCCTTAGCTTCGGCTTCCTGAAGCGGAGCGAGGAAGAGCTCGCCGACTTCCTGGAACACCCCGACGTCCGCGTCAGGCAGGGGGCACAGTTCGCGCTGGTGAACATCGGCGACACCAACCCCGGCGAGAAGGGATTCTCCACGCTCGCAGCCGTAGCAAAAGCCAACGAAAACCCGCTTGCCCGAATCCACGCGATCTGGGGCCTTGGTCAAATCGCCCGCAAAACCCCGGGCGACTCGCCGGCGGCGGCGGCCTTGCTGCCGCTGCTTGCCGACTCGGATCCTGAGATCCGCGCCCAGGCCGCACGAAAGCTCGGCGACGCCAAAGTTCCCGAGGCCGTCGCGCCGTTGATTAACATCATCAAGCGCGACCGCAATGTTCGGACGCAGGCGTTCGCGGCGGCAGCGCTCGGCAAGCTCAAGGCAAAGGATGCGGTCGATCCCGTCCTGGCGATGCTCAAGAAGCAGAGCGACCGCGATGCTTACCTGCGTCACGCCGGCGTGATGGCCCTGGTGGGCATCAACGATCCGGCCGCCTTGGAAAAGACGGCCGACGACGCCGTGCCCTCGGTCCGAGTGGCGGCGCTGCTGGCGTATCGCAAGCAGCACGATGCGAAGGTCGCGAAGTTCCTCGACGACGTCGACACCACGCTGGTGCTCGAAGCCGCCCGCGCGATCAACGATGAGACGCTCGACGCCGCCATGCCGCAACTCGCCGCGGCGATCATAAAACAGGGGCTGAGTGAACCCATTCTGTACCGAGTGCTGAACGCGAATTACCGCCTTGGCACCGCCGAAACAGCCAAGGCGCTCGCGACCTTCGCCGCCCGATCGGATGTGCCCACGCCGACACGCGTCGAGGCGCTCAAGATGCTGGCCGCGTGGAAGGATCCAAACGGCAAGGATCGCGTCACCGGCCTCTGGCGGCCGGTCCCGCCGCGAGGAAACGAACCGGCCAAGTCGGCTCTCGTGACCGTGCTCGACAAGCTGCTGGCCGAAGCGCCGGATAGCGTTCGTATCGCGGCGCTGAATGCCTCGACCGCGCTTGGCGTGAACACCACGCCGCTGATCGACTTGGTCAGGAACGAGAAGAACCCGCCCGGCCTTCGCGCCGCTGCCGTCGCGGCGATGGTGCCGGCGAAGGACAAAAAGCTCGCCGATGGCGCGTCCTTGGCGCTGGCGTCGCAGGAGTCGGCGCTGCGGCTGGCAGGCATTCGCGTCCAGGCCAATCTGCCCGGCGGATCAAAGACGCTGACCGACCTCCTTGTCAGCGGCACGCCCGCCGAGCAGCAGGCCGTCGTCCAGACCGCGGCCGCGATGATGGCCGGCAAGACCGCCAGCAAGGACGGCGAGACCGTGCTGAAGCTGGCGTTCGATCGACTCACCAAGGGAGCGCTGCCGGTGGAGGCGCACCTCGACCTGCTAACCGCGGCGGCGACAAAGAAATCAGGCAAGCTCAGTGACGCGTACAAGGCGTTCGACGGGGCGCGAAAGAAAAAGGTCGAGGCCGATCCGCTCGCACTGCATCGCGAAACCCTCGCCGGCGGCGACGCCGAGCGCGGCGCCTACATCTTCCGCGAACGCGCCGACGTCTCGTGCCTGCGGTGCCATGCGATCAACAAGGTCGGCGGAAACGCCGGCCCCGATCTGGCAGGCCTCCTCGCCCGCGCCGGCGGTACAGAGAAGGGTCGCGAGTACATCCTGGAATCGATTCTCTACCCCTCCAAAAAGATCGCCGAGGGCTGGGAAACCGTCAGCATCAAGACCACCGACGACGAGGTGATCGCCGGCGTTCTGAAAGCCGAGACCGCAACGGAACTGACGCTGGAGGTTCCGAACGTCGGTCCGATGAAGCTGGCCAAGTCGAAAGTGAAAAGCCGTCAGGGCGGACTGAGCGGCATGCCCGATGACATAAGCAAGACGCTGAGCAAGGAGGACATTCGGGATCTGGTGGAGTTCTTGGCGAAATGA
- a CDS encoding FliA/WhiG family RNA polymerase sigma factor: MTHTAQETGASRRTVRTSIGPKQNKAEVPLSALDNDPRIKSVWASYKVSPTPEERNELMEHYLPLVNKCAQRLHQKLPAVVQIDDLVSAGVLGLMDAIEAFKPELAIKFATFSALRIRGAILDELRSMDWAPRQARNWARKLEGAARDLQADLGRQPTEKEMADHLKLPEADFEHIVRTSRSVTFTSLSRRRENTNEGDEMEPYLSVPDDKAADPLVESQRRFLKGYVTKGLSRAERLLVTLYYYENLTMREVGQVLDLSESRVSQLHSQIINRLREAANTTGRALHELEEAA; the protein is encoded by the coding sequence ATGACCCATACCGCTCAGGAGACCGGCGCGTCTCGTCGTACTGTTCGTACATCCATTGGACCCAAGCAGAACAAAGCCGAGGTGCCGCTCTCGGCGCTCGACAACGATCCGCGCATTAAATCGGTCTGGGCCAGCTACAAGGTCTCCCCGACTCCCGAAGAGCGTAACGAGCTGATGGAGCACTACCTCCCGCTCGTCAACAAGTGCGCCCAGCGCCTCCACCAGAAACTTCCTGCGGTCGTGCAGATTGACGACCTGGTCTCGGCCGGCGTGCTGGGGTTGATGGACGCGATCGAAGCGTTCAAGCCGGAACTGGCGATCAAGTTCGCCACCTTCAGCGCGCTGCGAATCCGCGGCGCGATCCTGGACGAACTGCGGTCGATGGACTGGGCCCCCCGCCAGGCCCGCAACTGGGCCCGCAAGCTCGAAGGCGCCGCCCGCGACCTGCAGGCCGACCTGGGCCGCCAGCCGACCGAGAAGGAGATGGCCGACCATCTCAAGCTCCCGGAAGCCGATTTCGAACACATCGTCCGCACGAGCCGCAGCGTGACGTTCACCAGCCTGTCGCGTCGTCGTGAGAACACGAACGAAGGCGACGAGATGGAACCGTACCTATCGGTCCCCGACGACAAGGCCGCCGACCCGTTGGTCGAGTCGCAGCGCCGGTTCCTGAAGGGATACGTCACCAAGGGCCTGTCCCGAGCCGAGCGGCTGCTGGTCACCCTGTACTACTACGAAAATCTGACGATGCGCGAAGTGGGCCAGGTTCTGGACCTGTCGGAGAGCCGGGTGAGCCAGCTCCACAGCCAGATCATCAACCGCCTCCGCGAGGCTGCCAACACGACCGGCCGTGCGCTGCACGAACTGGAAGAAGCGGCGTAA